The Oncorhynchus kisutch isolate 150728-3 linkage group LG20, Okis_V2, whole genome shotgun sequence genome has a segment encoding these proteins:
- the LOC109875538 gene encoding kinesin light chain 1 isoform X2, which yields MSIMVYPREDRLEKLSQEEIISSTKLVIQGLEALKSEHNSILHSLLETIRCLKKDEEANLVHEKSSLLRKSVEMIELGLGEAQVMMALSAHLNAVESEKQKLRAQVRRLCQENQWLRDELAGTQQKLQKSEQSVAQLEEEKKHLEFMNQLKKYDEDVSPTEEKDGEPPKDTLDDLFPNDEEDNSQGMPHQHNSAAVAAAQQGGYEIPARLRTLHNLVIQYASQGRYEVAVPLCKQALEDLEKTSGHDHPDVATMLNILALVYRDQNKYKEAAHLLNDALSIREKTLGKDHPAVAATLNNLAVLYGKRGKYKEAEPLCKRALEIREKVLGKDHPDVAKQLNNLALLCQNQGKYEEVEYYYCRALEIYERRLGPDDPNVAKTKNNLASCYLKQGKYKEAEILYKEILTQAHEKEFGSVDAENKPIWVHAEEREECKSKDGYGDYGGWYKNCKVNSPTVNTTLRNLGALYRRQGKMEAAETLEECALRSRKQGVVELQRDGDRRRSRESLSSVKYESASEAGEDGSVDWNGA from the exons ATGTCAATAATGGTGTACCCCAGGGAGGACCGTCTGGAGAAGCTGTCCCAGGAGGagatcatctccagcaccaagcTGGTGATCCAGGGCCTGGAGGCGCTGAAGAGCGAGCACAACTCCATCCTGCACAGCCTGCTGGAGACCATCCGCTGCCTGAAGAAGGACGAGGAGGCCAACCTGGTGCACGAGAAGTCCAGCCTGCTGCGCAAGTCAGTGGAGATGATCGAGCTGGGGCTGGGCGAGGCGCAG GTGATGATGGCCCTGTCTGCCCACCTGAACGCTGTGGAGTCGGAGAAGCAGAAGCTGCGTGCCCAGGTACGTCGGCTGTGCCAAGAGAACCAGTGGCTGCGAGACGAGCTGGCGGGCACCCAGCAAAAGCTGCAGAAGAGCGAGCAGAGTGTGgcccagctggaggaggagaagaagcatCTGGAGTTCATGAACCAGCTCAAGAAGTACGACGAGGATGTGTCCCCTACT gaggagaaagatggagagccTCCTAAAGATACACTGGACGACCTCTTCCCCAATGATGAGGAGGACAACAGTCAAGGAA TGCCTCACCAGCATAACAGTGCAGCGGTGGCCGCAGCACAGCAGGGTGGCTATGAGATCCCAGCCCGCCTGAGGACCCTCCACAACCTGGTGATCCAGTACGCCTCCCAGGGCCGCTACGAGGTGGCCGTGCCCCTCTGCAAGCAGGCTCTGGAGGACCTGGAGAAGACATCCGGACACGACCACCCTGACGTGGCCACCATGCTCAACATCCTGGCCCTGGTCTACAG gGACCAGAACAAATACAAGGAGGCGGCTCACCTGCTCAATGATGCACTGTCTATCCGGGAGAAAACCCTTGGGAAAGACCACCCTGCG GTGGCTGCGACACTGAACAATCTGGCAGTGTTGTATGGCAAGAGGGGGAAGTACAAGGAAGCTGAGCCCCTTTGCAAGAGGGCTCTGGAGATCAGAGAGAAG GTGCTGGGCAAGGACCATCCTGATGTGGCCAAGCAGCTGAACAACCTGGCCCTGCTGTGTCAGAACCAGGGCAAGTACGAAGAGGTGGAGTACTACTACTGCCGTGCCCTGGAGATCTACGAGCGCAGGCTGGGCCCTGATGACCCCAACGTGGCCAAGACCAAGAACAACCTG GCTTCGTGTTACTTGAAGCAGGGGAAGTACAAGGAGGCGGAAATCCTTTACAAAGAGATTCTCACCCAAGCTCACGAGAAGGAATTTGGATCCGTGGATG CTGAGAACAAGCCCATCTGGGTGCATGCCGAGGAGCGGGAGGAGTGCAAG AGCAAAGACGGCTATGGAGATTATGGCGGCTGGTATAAGAATTGCAAGGTGAACAG CCCCACTGTCAACACCACTCTGCGTAATCTGGGAGCTCTGTATCGCCGGCAAGGCAAGATGGAGGCCGCTGAGACCCTGGAGGAGTGTGCCTTGAGGTCCCGAAAACAG GGTGTGGTGGAGctgcagagagacggagacaggaggaggagcagggagagtcTGAGCAGCGTAAAATATGAGAGCGCCTCCGAAGCGGGGGAGGACGGCAGCGTGGACTGGAACGGG GCCTAA
- the LOC109875538 gene encoding kinesin light chain 1 isoform X1 has product MSIMVYPREDRLEKLSQEEIISSTKLVIQGLEALKSEHNSILHSLLETIRCLKKDEEANLVHEKSSLLRKSVEMIELGLGEAQVMMALSAHLNAVESEKQKLRAQVRRLCQENQWLRDELAGTQQKLQKSEQSVAQLEEEKKHLEFMNQLKKYDEDVSPTEEKDGEPPKDTLDDLFPNDEEDNSQGMPHQHNSAAVAAAQQGGYEIPARLRTLHNLVIQYASQGRYEVAVPLCKQALEDLEKTSGHDHPDVATMLNILALVYRDQNKYKEAAHLLNDALSIREKTLGKDHPAVAATLNNLAVLYGKRGKYKEAEPLCKRALEIREKVLGKDHPDVAKQLNNLALLCQNQGKYEEVEYYYCRALEIYERRLGPDDPNVAKTKNNLASCYLKQGKYKEAEILYKEILTQAHEKEFGSVDAENKPIWVHAEEREECKSKDGYGDYGGWYKNCKVNSPTVNTTLRNLGALYRRQGKMEAAETLEECALRSRKQGVVELQRDGDRRRSRESLSSVKYESASEAGEDGSVDWNGDGSGGLRRAGSMGRLRDVLRRSSEMLVKKLQGNGPPDPRNLHMKRAASLNYLNKSSDDDDSFQSPAGDRRLRQSRNLSSSTVDLYSGTGN; this is encoded by the exons ATGTCAATAATGGTGTACCCCAGGGAGGACCGTCTGGAGAAGCTGTCCCAGGAGGagatcatctccagcaccaagcTGGTGATCCAGGGCCTGGAGGCGCTGAAGAGCGAGCACAACTCCATCCTGCACAGCCTGCTGGAGACCATCCGCTGCCTGAAGAAGGACGAGGAGGCCAACCTGGTGCACGAGAAGTCCAGCCTGCTGCGCAAGTCAGTGGAGATGATCGAGCTGGGGCTGGGCGAGGCGCAG GTGATGATGGCCCTGTCTGCCCACCTGAACGCTGTGGAGTCGGAGAAGCAGAAGCTGCGTGCCCAGGTACGTCGGCTGTGCCAAGAGAACCAGTGGCTGCGAGACGAGCTGGCGGGCACCCAGCAAAAGCTGCAGAAGAGCGAGCAGAGTGTGgcccagctggaggaggagaagaagcatCTGGAGTTCATGAACCAGCTCAAGAAGTACGACGAGGATGTGTCCCCTACT gaggagaaagatggagagccTCCTAAAGATACACTGGACGACCTCTTCCCCAATGATGAGGAGGACAACAGTCAAGGAA TGCCTCACCAGCATAACAGTGCAGCGGTGGCCGCAGCACAGCAGGGTGGCTATGAGATCCCAGCCCGCCTGAGGACCCTCCACAACCTGGTGATCCAGTACGCCTCCCAGGGCCGCTACGAGGTGGCCGTGCCCCTCTGCAAGCAGGCTCTGGAGGACCTGGAGAAGACATCCGGACACGACCACCCTGACGTGGCCACCATGCTCAACATCCTGGCCCTGGTCTACAG gGACCAGAACAAATACAAGGAGGCGGCTCACCTGCTCAATGATGCACTGTCTATCCGGGAGAAAACCCTTGGGAAAGACCACCCTGCG GTGGCTGCGACACTGAACAATCTGGCAGTGTTGTATGGCAAGAGGGGGAAGTACAAGGAAGCTGAGCCCCTTTGCAAGAGGGCTCTGGAGATCAGAGAGAAG GTGCTGGGCAAGGACCATCCTGATGTGGCCAAGCAGCTGAACAACCTGGCCCTGCTGTGTCAGAACCAGGGCAAGTACGAAGAGGTGGAGTACTACTACTGCCGTGCCCTGGAGATCTACGAGCGCAGGCTGGGCCCTGATGACCCCAACGTGGCCAAGACCAAGAACAACCTG GCTTCGTGTTACTTGAAGCAGGGGAAGTACAAGGAGGCGGAAATCCTTTACAAAGAGATTCTCACCCAAGCTCACGAGAAGGAATTTGGATCCGTGGATG CTGAGAACAAGCCCATCTGGGTGCATGCCGAGGAGCGGGAGGAGTGCAAG AGCAAAGACGGCTATGGAGATTATGGCGGCTGGTATAAGAATTGCAAGGTGAACAG CCCCACTGTCAACACCACTCTGCGTAATCTGGGAGCTCTGTATCGCCGGCAAGGCAAGATGGAGGCCGCTGAGACCCTGGAGGAGTGTGCCTTGAGGTCCCGAAAACAG GGTGTGGTGGAGctgcagagagacggagacaggaggaggagcagggagagtcTGAGCAGCGTAAAATATGAGAGCGCCTCCGAAGCGGGGGAGGACGGCAGCGTGGACTGGAACGGG GATGGCAGTGGGGGCCTGAGGAGAGCAGGGTCGATGGGGAGGCTCCGGGATGTCTTACGGCGAAGCAGCGAGATGCTGGTGAAGAAACTACAGGGGAACGGTCCCCCCGACCCACGCAACCTCCa TATGAAACGAGCTGCCTCTCTGAACTATTTGAACAAGAGCAGTGACGACGACGACTCCTTTCAG AGTCCAGCAGGTGATAGGAGGCTAAGGCAGAGCAGGAACCTGAGTTCCAGTACTGTTGATCTCTACAGTGGAACTggaaactaa